GTATCTCTTTCTTAGCTTTATGAGAAGCTTAGAAGCAATTAAAAAAGGTATTGGACTTGTCAAAACATTCGTCCTTGGCAGAGATTTATTTTGTCGGTAAacatgaatgattttttttttttgtctgtcaTCTATTAGATTAATAAAAGGTTCAAACAGAGTTTTACACACAAAGTCAGCAAAGGTATACAACCTTTTTGAAATCATAAGCCGGCGTAGAAACAAGATACTACCCAGAAACAAGGACTGAAGCAAACACTTACCCCCAAGAAACTAACTTAAACTAAGGAGAACAAGATAACTAAGCGCCAAAGGAGAATAACCATACAATCAAGGAAGGCGAAGCAACCAGCGTTAGAAGCAGGATTGATCGAGAAAACGTAGCAGGCCTATATTATTGGGGTTGAAGGAGAAACCACGAACAAACACCACACTTACCATTGCTTCACCTCAAAGAAGCCAAAGAAACATCAAATTCCAACCCGAGCAGCCAATGAAGATGCATGTTTGGCAATCGACTACTCCAAGACCTCACGCAATTGAGCATAAGCTCCACAGCCCCTTACCAAGTAATCCGGAAGAACCCGTAGGTTGCAGACCAAGGGACAGCACAACTTCATAACACTTGCACTTCACCCACTGAAATCTAAATGAACGACCGAGTGAAAACGGCGAAACGAAAGATAACCACAAGAAAGTCATCATACGCTCCAAGGATGATAGCTTCTATCCGGAGACCACAGAGAAGAACCTAACCGCAGACCCGAGAGAAGACACCATCCACACTTGCCGCAGACCACACAAACTCCCAAGCGCTTAAGAAATCTGATTCTCTTATTAGAACTAAGACCACTAAGGCATAAAACAGAACAAAAGAGAACCTTTGATGCACTAACGAAAGGGCAGAGCTGGAGAAACTAGCACAACGCACCACCATTGACCACCTGAAAACGAGACACCAGGATCGATGGAAGAATTACAACCCCACATCAGAGCCGGCTAAACCTGCCACCGCGCACCAGAAAATAATTTCGAAACTAGCAGACCCCCCCAAGCAATCTGGTAGAAACACAGACACACGCTCTCACAACAAAGCCTTTCACAAGCAACCACAGCCTCAAACTAGTCTAAATAAAGACAACTTCACCATACTATAAACGTCAAAGAAAAGGTTGCAAACAGGAAAAAATCAAGACAAGACGAGGCCCATGAACTTCACCGGTGTCGGACCACTACCAACAGGCCAACGACCACCTCACCGAAGCCAATCGCTACCTCAGACCGCCGATTCTCCAATCCAGCGAGAGCGAACAAAGATCTGACCAAATAACCACACAAAACATCTCTTTGAAGCCAGATCGCAACCCAAACCTTCAACGTCGCAAGTCCAAAGTGGAGATCCGCCAaactaagaagaaaaaaattagaaccgCTTCCGACGGTGGCAAGAGACGCCAACCGCCGGAGCAACAAAGATGAAGATTTATGTTGACAAGTTTTATTACAGCAGTTAAAAGATTTAGTTTACCAGGAAAATAAGTTGAAATTAAATGATTAGGTCTGATTTACAAATTACTacaatatttacaattttaaccGGTAAGAAAGAAACGCGTAACAGACTCTACCctagaaataaaaaaacataagccgttGATATTGACGTATTACAACATCTCCGTCGTTGATTAGACCCGGCAGCCTTCCTTGGCCTCTATTTAAAGAATCTCATCATCATCTCTCATAAGCTATTCGTACAAAAGAGgttttctttatctttcatcattttcttcttaaaaaaaaaaaaaaaagtctccaGATCCAATTACAAAGGTTTCTCAAAAACTCCCAATTCATAAACTGAAACAAATACGAAAATTCAAATCCGAGAGAgcttctctgtttctttttcgtTGATCCGTGGTTTTTATTTGTGGATTCCACTCTCAACCACTCAGATTGATCTCAGCTTCATTGATCTATCTGCTGACTTGAGATTCCGCGAAATTAGGgttctgttattttttttttccatttccgTTAAGTGTCTTATACCATTAGATGAACAACGATCAATCTAAGCTGATGAATCCGCCACCGCCTCAGCAGAGGATGAATCCGCCGCCGCCGTTGCAGGTGATGAATCCGGTTCAGCCTCGAATCATGAACCAGGCTCCTCCCATGCTAAACCAGTCCCAAAGCTTGAACCATCCGATTATGGTTATGAACCAGCAGCAGCCACAGGCTATGCTGAACAACAACAACCAGCCTCTGATGATGAATCCACGTAACTATAACCTTAGCTCCGAGTATCATAACCAGCCTAACAACTTCCCCTCGAAAATGAAccgtaacaacaacaacaactggAAAGGGAAGAAGATCGTAAACGACAAGAGACCTCCGAATCCGATGATGAGGATGCGTAACAACAACTCCGCTATCCCGATCTACAACAACcctggcggtggtggtggtggtggctcaGGCGGTTACAAGCCGCCGGCTCTCAACGAGCTCCAGTCTCAGAACAGGCTGAAAACGAGGAAGTTCTACCCCAAGAAGAAGTACGGTGCGAACAGTAACCGTCACGTCCCTTACGCTCCGAGGAACACGACGTCGTTTATCATCCGCGCGAAGAAATCCGGCGGAATCGCCGAGCTTGTGTCTCCGTCCCCCGTGACGCCGGCTGTGCTCCCGACGCCGATGTTCTCTCCGTCGCGAGAGGTGCTTGGAGACATGGCGAAGGAGGAGTGGGGTGTTGACGGTTACGGATCCATGAAGGGGCTGATTAGGCTTAGATCCGATGGACATGACCTGGAGCCGTACGATGATGAGGATGAAGACGAAGGTGGATCGAGTGAGAGTGATGTGGAGGAGCATGTGGAGGTTGAGAGGAGGCTTGACCATGATTTGAGCAGGTTTGAGATGATTTATCCGAGTTACGGCGGCGGGTCTGAGTATAACAATGTGTTGGAGAATCGAGTTGATGATCAGGATAGTCATATTGCGCAGCTTGAGGAAGAGAATTTGACGTTGAAGGAGAGGCTGTTCTTGATGGAGAGGGAGTTGGGGGATTTGAGGAGGAGGTTGCAGTATCTGGAGAGGAGGAACATGGTTGCTGAAGATGTTAATGAGGAGGTTGTTGAGAATGAGTCTGAAAGTGAGGGTGATGATACAGGGGGATCTGATGCACGTACTAGTGGGGATACGAAGGAGAATCGTGTTGTTGCAGAAGACGTTGAAGCGAAAGAGACCCAACATACTATTAGGGAAGTTTCAGGTGAACAATGCGAGGAAGCCAATCTGGTTGTGGTTGGTAAGGATCAGAGTAAGGGAAATGAAATGGCGGCTGAGAAGGTTGAAGATGCATCAGGGAATGATTCTATTGGAGAACAAGGAACAACCATATGATATGATACTTGGACAGGCGTTTTAGTGATGGATCTCTATGATGTATATGTCAAAATGTGCTTGTCTTAGTAGGCGTAGTCTTAGTTATCTCATCGCTTTTGGTATCAGAGTCAGGAGAGTTGCTTTCCCTCGGTGAAGTTCATATGAAAGACATGGTAAGCTTTCTTATCTGGTTTAGACTGTTTTTCTACCTCTGTGACTTGTTTGGATCATCTTGTTGATGATACGTTCCCCAGTTAATAAGATTGTAGTAAAAGTAATGTTCATTGTAGTGAAAGAACTTATGGATGGATGATATAGTTTTCaagtttcttctttttaatGCATTGTATGTTTCATTTTTACTAGCGTAAGTATCTGTGTCTTGGTTTGAGCCTTTGAGGCAGTTGCAGAAGCTGAGCTTGAAGACAATATCTGAGTTGCTTAGGGCCGAATTGCAGACAAGATGAATGATGCCGTGGCCTTAGTCCTTACTAACGCATCCAAGTTTGGGCCAATATGGGTCAGTGGGTTGAGCTATTTTAATGTCCATTATACTAGCCGAGCATTTAATAAAGGCatattgaaattttcaaaatgaaGAATGGTCTCAGTTTTCACTTCAATAAATAAACTGAAGTCGTTAAATTTTGAATTACGTCAACTATATAAAACTACACAAAACGCCGTTTATTagcaaccaataaaacatatcAATTTTCCCATGCAACTAGATCATTGTTTTTGGTGTAACATAACAAGTTAAATAGTTACTTAAAAAAGGAATCAAAACGTGGCCAAGTTCATCCAAAACTTCCATAACCGGAATATACTTTTGCAAGAGTTTTTATTCCTTTCAATCAAATACATTTGTAAGAGATATATTATATGTCAAATAAAGTGAGTATTGTATTAAGAATATATCGCATCATTGACGTGATACGATTGATGATCACTTAAGAGTTCATTCTCTGCTCAACGTGTACACAGTAAGTACGTGTTAACCTAGAAAGTTCAGTAAATACGTGTTAACCTAGAGAAGAGATCATTCTCTGCTCAACGTGtatataaatatgtacttcAGTTCATAAGAAAGTTCTTAcatctatattttatatcaatCGAGTAAGTTTTAGATTAAATTTGAAGTAAGAAACTGTATCTAATTAAGCTTCTTCTTCACCACCACCAGCCAACAACAAGCCTGATATAGTCATAGTCACATAGTTCACTTCAGTGCTATGTGCCATCAACTATGTTGAAAGACACATGAGGGAGCTGGATGATATTGCAGGTTCTCTTGTGAAACTGGCCCAAGAAGATATATGGCTTGACACAATTCCTTCGACAACCGGCCTCGTTTCAAGCAGTAGCTGATTTTTAGTGATAGTTATGaattatgagaaaaataaatatctattttgtACTATAATTCACATATTTGATAGCCACAATAGTAAGCGAACTATAAACCAGCTTCAACTATATATACTGCGattcgaaaaaaaaacaagtttgaAATATTTCATTAGCCAAAAAACATCCAAACGTAATTAGCATTAACTAGCCAAATTAGACTCAGTGCTAGTCGAAATTAACATTTCGTTAACCTAATTGGTCTAATTCCGCTAAACAACTCTCATCTTGCAGTTTTTTGGTTATTGAGGATAGAGGTTAGGTGCAATGAATATTTGCATATTCATTGCTGCCATCCGAATTCAGATGCTCAAGTTGATCAAACAAACACCATCTTAACGTTTACATACAAATTATACAGATGAATAAACGAATAAACACGGcctaaaataattcaaaaataattcAAGAGGGATCGAATGTGGATTTTTTACATGTATGTATACAATGTTGACATAATAGAGCACCCTCAATGAGTATAAATGTACTTTTAGAAACTCAATGCTAGAACTCCCATTGGGGgttcagtcaaaaaaaaaaaaactcccatTGGGGTGCTCTAAGAATTAAGAATAAGTATAAATGCATGATTGCATGTGGCGTGTGActttatagtatattttatttggCGTGCCGATATTGCTTAGGAGAGTGGAACCATATTGGACTGTGCACTTcgtaaactaaataaaatgatttcaaATCGCGGCAGGTTAAACAGTACAAGTGGATGTAAACGCTAATTAAACCGAGCATAAAAAATCGACTATTACGTGGAATCTACCATCACTATAGTCGTCGGGGATATTACTTCGGAGTTTCTGACTTCTTTTTGTATGTTTCtgttttttaatatgtaatGTTCAGTGGATGGCTTTATCCATTTCGGGTTGTTAACGATTGATTCCAGATAAAAATTATCTtcttatttgtgaaacattcaaCATATAGTTGACATACTCTTTTTGGTTTTACGTATAATCATATTGATTTTCATGTTCCTTCAAACCTCTCTAAATTCTAAGTAAGTTTTCATCTTCGGATTAGTCAATAACTAAACATGCTTAACAGAGAACAATTTTAAAGgatatttcaaaaacaaaatgcatttttatttgATCACATGAATATATTCACACAGcaaaaaattgttttagaaaCGTTGTATTGGATAAGACATAGACTTTGGAAAGAATCACAAATAACTCTCTGATATCGAATTACGTGTTTGTAAACCGAATTGAATCCTtaaatcttgttttattattttgtccCAGAGACACACAGCCGAATAATTAATAGccccagaaaaaaataaaatacaactgCATCCTCAAAACACATGCAGTCATGTAGATAACAGTGGGGAATTGCTTACACAAAATCCACTTGCGTCCTCTAATACAATACATCACTATTCTGTACAAAGTTGACTTCATGTTAGCTCGAAAATACAGTCACTAATCTTAGTGGATTACGAAATATAAAACCGTCCAACATACAAAACAAGATAGAAATTCATGAATCTGTGAATATGAATATCTCTTAGTGCCTAATCTTactagaattataaaaatatggaGCTTAATGCGTCCTATTGAGCACAAGAAACAAATATTTCGGAGCCGCCATACGTCACCATGCATTAATCATTCTCTTAATAGTCCACTAATAGAAGCACAATTAAGCCCTAAATATAGTTGATATCTATTTTCTCTCTATAAATAGAACCTCAATTCTTCACATCTTAATAAACTATCACTCTACAAAGTCATTTAAACAAGCAATCTTAGACAATGatgaaaacacaaaacaaaaatgtgCTGCTTACTATTTTCACTCTTTGTATGATTTGTTCAGGGGCTAGGTCACAGCTAAGCCCTGGTATCTACGATAAATCATGTCCGTATCTTGTACAAATTGTCCGTAAACAAGTGAACATGGCCCTGAAGGCCGAGATTCGGATGGCTGCTTCTCTCATTCGTCTTCATTTCCATGACTGCTTTGTTAATGTATGTATTGTTATCTTTACGtctattttcttaattatcatttttctaTTAAATACTTATTTGACGTTAAGATATTGTTAGAATTGTTACAAACACTCGTCACCAGTTTGTTAGCATGAACGTTTCAGGGGTGCGATGCGTCTGTCTTGTTGGATGGAGCAGATAGCGAGAAATTATCGATTTCAAACGCGAACTCTGCGAGAGGATTTGAAGTAGTTGATACTATCAAAGCCGCTGTGGAAAGCGCATGTCCTGGTGTTGTTTCTTGTGCTGATATACTCACTTTAGCCGCTCGCGAATCAGTTTACATGGTAAGCTTTTGTTTCCCCAATATTTAACAACCATCATCAAAGCCTCAATGCTTACTTTAATTTCAGTAGATCAAGCGAAATTTAGGTTATAAGAGATTTACTAGGTTTCATATAACACGAGTTACAGCATTTAAGGAACCAAAAAattctatattaaatataacatacgTTGAGATTATTTATAGTTCTAAACAAGATGATTtatgtttgattattttttaataatataatcgTCGCCTATTCTACATGTGGTTGTATATAATTGTACCTTTCTTTTGGGGTTGTCTATATTTTACACATGCATGCTTTCCTATATTTTGTTGTTGCTAAGAatgtaaatatcattttaaaaaaaaatgaacgcTGGGGTTTTACAAAGTgcgattaacaaaaaaaataagaccTTTAAACTTGGACATTAATACATATGATTTCGTAAACTCGGATCATTCTGTTATATTTGTTGGTCATCTATAACGGGTTTTGATTTGCAGACTGGAGGACCTATGTGGAGAGTGGCATTAGGAAGAAAAGATGGACTTGTGGCAAATCAGAGTAGTGCAAACAATCTTCCATCTCCTTTTGAACCTTTAGACGCTATCATTGCCAAGTTTCAAGCTGTAGGCCTTAACGTCACCGACGTCGTAGCTTTGTCAGGTTTTAACTCTTTTCTCCAGTCACATTTTTTTTGTGGGTATTATTGTCCTCTAACTACATGTCACTTATGCATTTACTCATTTATCATTACAAAGGAGCTCACACCTTTGGACAAGCAAAATGTGATCTCTTCAGAAACCGGTTGTTCAACTTTACTGGCCAGGGATCTCCGGATGCAACACTTGAAACGACACTCTTGTCTGATCTGAGAACAGTTTGTCCCATAGGAGGAAATGGAAACGTAACAGCTCCCCTTGATAGGAACTCTACGGACGTCTTCGACAACAATTATTTCAAGAACCTCCTCCAAGGGAAAGGTCTTTTGAGTTCGGATCAGATTCTGTTCTCCAGTGACTTGGCCGTGAATACAACAAAAAGACTTGTGGAGGCTTATAGTCAGAGCCAGAGCTTGTTTTTCAGGGACTTCACTTGTTCGATGATCAGAATGGGTGGTATTATGAATCCTATCAATGGATCGAGTGGGGAGGTTAGGAAAAACTGTAGAGTTATTAATAACTagtgtgtgttcttttgctttTCTGCTATGTTTGGGTGTTGGTCATCAGTCCTCGTGTGTGTATCAAAATGATCTCGTGTGTAATAATAAGAAGTTAATGGGTTTGTTTAACTGTTTGTTTTTGTGGAGatccatatattattttgaatattacCGGTTTTGAAGTCAAAGAGGACTTCAAAATATATCCTTATTAATTAGTATTAATTATTATACGAATGACACATAAACCAGATAATTCATCTGTTTTAATAGAAACATTATTAGCTACATATCATTACAGAAAACAGTCTATAATTAATGAGAAATCACTATTTAGATAGCTAAGCAATGAACATAATTAGTGCTACCAGTCCGTGCATAATGGTCGGCTACGATGGTGAAGGATCTATGATGTCTGTCACAATTTAACGTTGATGAGTAGATATTTTGTGGTGATGAATAAATCGATCGTTTACTAGTTCAATGACTAAATCACATCACATAGGTGCAACTTGCAAGTGCTTCTCATGAATAAGATGGTGTCATTATCAAATGCTTCGCACATCAGCCGGTATTTGTGATCTGAAAACAAAAAGGCAGGCAAAATTCTAAACTTCTAGTCTTCGTGGAATTCATCAACGAATATCCGTGCAGATGAAAACGACCATGTCCAATCATTTCGAGAAAACTGGCTCCACTTTGATCGCTTCAAACAAGTACACGACTTTGAAAACAACGCGGAAAGAATAGTATGCATGATCAAATTTCAACAAATCATTAGTAATAATGTTCGCGGagtttttgtaatattattgtTGACGTTGCtttgtttataattatttttttgtttaatcgtTTTACTATAattcataaaatcatatttaaatcttttatgtttctatttatttcaaatcttaaattttGTCACTATCAGATTTATAAATGTTAATTGAATTAGATAAGTGacatggaaaattttcattaagTAAAGGTAATTAGCATTTAAGTTTTCACATGGGCTATGTTATTTTAGCgctatcaaataaaataatatgattaattagGTGGTATAtctatataaaacattttcagTACATGTGAAGGTTTATGAATGATGTACATTAACTCAGACATGTGACTTGTGACATTTGATTAGGCCGTTTTTTGTGACTAATGGGTATCAATAGTTCATAGTCGTGAGTTATAGTATTTGTTAAAAATAGTCTATAGTCGTTGATTGACCAAAAAACAAATACCTATTCATTGTAAAGGATGATGGGCGAGATTTTAGTGGAGTTAGAAGCTAagatcaaatttaaatttttattattttttattatatatatttgactcTATTCTGTCACTAACCTTGGTTTTCAtattgatatcaaatttgaatttttgttatttttgtttatatatttgacTATATTCTGTCACTAACCTTGGTTTTCATATTGATATCGACAGTAGCATATCAGTTATTTCATGCCTCAAAGTTCAGATATACCTGTCACCAACCAATTGATGCATTACTCATTGAGgtccaaaaacaaatatatggaCATACATGATAAATCTCTCAACCCAACAACGCCCTATGGGACCTTCTCCAGAACAGTACCAGAACTTAACTGTCTCAGACCTCTTTCTCCCTGAGAAAAATGAGTGGGATGTGGAAAGAATTCGACAGGTTCTCCCCTTCGAAGAAAAGTCCATCCTGAGGATCAAACCAAGCTTAACAGGCGCCCCGGACAAGCTAATCTGGCTAAAACACGAGACAGGAGAGTACTCTACGAAATCGGGGTATGCGGCTGTAAGGTCCAGAACTGCGAGTTTAAATCCACCGGATACGATCTCCATCCAATTTGACTGGAAGAAGAATGTGTGGAATCTTCACACTGCGCCCAAAATAAAGCTTTTCCTATGGAAAATCTTCCATGGGGCCCTGCCGGTGGGAGAACAACTCAGAGCTAGACAGATTAAGATCGATGGAAAGTGCAAAAGCTGCGGCTTACCTGAATCTATAGATCATCTTTTTCTCCATTGCAGCTTCAGCCAACAGGTTTGGAAATGCGTTCCGGTGTCTCCCGGAATTGAGATTAGCGGATCACTAGATTTAAGGTCGGTATGGGAAAGCTTTTGTCAACGTCTATCATTGCCTCCTACGGGAGTTGGAGAGGGTCCTCTGGCCCCGTGGATCCTCTGGCAATTGTGGCTTGCTAGGAACAACTTGGTCTTTAATGACAGACGTTGCTCCTCAGATGAAGTCATCTCCAAAGCGGTCTCAGCGGCGCGTGAGTGGACCCAGTGCCAACAAAAGATAACGACAGGGAAACCCAAAGCTCCGCCTCTGTATCCAAATGCAGGGACTGCTATCGTTAAATCTGATGCAGCCTGGAAAGAAGACAAACAACTTGCTGGACTCGGCTGGATCGTCAATGACGCAGATTTCAACGCCTCATACTCTGCCCCAGCACACCACGTTCGATCTCCTCTCATGGCGGAGGGACTGGCAATGAGAGAAGCTGTCTTGAAGTGTAAGGACCTTGGTATCGCGAAGGTGAGGTGTGAATCGGACTCGACAACCCTTATCAAAGCTCTGAACTCGGAGACATCCAGCGCGGAACTCTATGGTGTTGTAGCGGACATCCTTGAGCTTGCCTCCTCTTTTAATTACATCTCGTTTGTATGGATCCCTCGTGAGAGGAATGTAATAGCCGATGGTTTAGCAAAACAGAGCTTATTAGCTGAGTTCGCCATCATGGCACCACCAAACTTTGGCCACTAAATTTAATgaagttgtgtttcaaaaaaaaaggacatacatgtatatattttatcttacctgattatttatttagaaaataaatctatggtAGTTTTTTGTCCTCGTTAGACTTCCATCCCCATCGGTGTTAACATTgattcaaaacaaaaagataaatatgTAACAAACTAGGTAAAAAAACTAGGTCAAAATACATGTATTTAATTTGTCGTTTATTACAATATTTACAAACCGAATTGCAAGTCAATTCTCAACATGCCGTTAGCTATATATATTGTCTTTTTTCTCTCATGACGTTAATTGATATGACATTTTTTTATCCAGTGAGAGATGAataaagagttaaaaaaaaatgattatgttAGTTAGTAGTTACGTTTGATGATTGTATGTGTTACTAAATTTGTACTCGAAACTATATATTGCTTTTAgtctattatttttttgaacaatttaATTACTTTTCTTGGATAAGAAAATGCACCTGCAGTTAGactattttctaaaaacatatgcagtttgtatatatataccaaaaaacattTGTGATTAAAAACACATACATTTATTATGTTCCTTTGGGCACTCAGAAtcgttaattatatatgtattactGTATACTTTACAAAGATAACTAATTATAACGCTAATCATTATATAAAGATTTATTGTGTCctacaagaaatataaaaagtCTCTACGACATTGAAAGTTTTGTAATTTTCCTAGAACATGTTGAATTTTCTTCCAGGGTGAAGTATAAGAGCTCTCTATAAAAGGCTACGAATGCATGCCTTTATTTTCGCATCAACCCATAAACTTCTTTTAGCTTCTTATCTCTCGGTTTAACAAACAGAGAGCGAACAAACAATGGGTATAAGCAATGCTATTCCCTCACTTTTGCTCTCAATTTTGATGTTCGGGGTTGTGGGTAATTATGCTCAGCTTACCTCTGATTTTTACTCCACGACCTGCCCTAATGTCACAGTCATTACTCGGGGTCTGATCGAGCAAGCAAGCCGTAGCGACGTCAGACTCACTGCTAAAGTCATGCGCCTTCACTTTCATGACTGTTTCGTGAACGTAAGATCTATTTCTATTCATTACCATATTTGGGTTCATAATGAAACCGCGTTTTAATGCGCATGCGATCTCATGATTCATGTTAAATCAAAACCAGCACCACATATGAAGGTTTATTAGATAAGGTcgcattatatttttgttatgttaTTGACTTAAATGGGTATTTTCTGTTCATATATACTCATTGATTAACCAAAAAGAAATACCTATTTGTTGTAAATGGCTATGGACAAAATTAATTATAGAGCTCGTTACTTTTTAGATCAACTTGaggtttttaatgtttttaattatatatatatatttaagtatacaTTAGTGACGGTCTTTATAAACCCAAGttaaaatattccaaaaattATAGACAATAGACTTTGACTAAGAAATTTTAGACATAGTTTTCTTGTTAAAATTAAATCATGCATAAAACATTGAAGTCCACGTGTGTGAACACAGGGGTGCGATGGTTCGGTACTGTTGGACGCTGCTCCTGCTGATGGTGTAGAGGGTGAGAAGGAGGCTTTCCAAAACGCTGGCTCTCTGGATGGCTTCGAAGTAATCGATGATATCAAAACCGCACTCGAGAATGTTTGCCCTGGAGTTGTCTCTTGTGCCGATATCCTCGCCATCGCAGCTGAAATCTCTGTCTCATTGGTAATAATACAATTTCTGAAATTTTACGTGCTTTCATATTTTGTCCACAACATGCAGAAATTTACCCAAATTTCatatttcaagtttctaaacccaaagtaaatatttttaatagaactattttattaattttaccaTTTAAGGCTGGAGGACCGTCATGGGACGTATTGTTAGGAAGGAGAGATGGTCGGACAGCGAACCGCGGGGAAGCGGTGACCGCACTTCCACTAGGACCTGACTCTCTTGA
Above is a window of Brassica napus cultivar Da-Ae chromosome A10, Da-Ae, whole genome shotgun sequence DNA encoding:
- the LOC106371778 gene encoding ankyrin repeat and ELMO domain-containing protein D-like, with the protein product MNNDQSKLMNPPPPQQRMNPPPPLQVMNPVQPRIMNQAPPMLNQSQSLNHPIMVMNQQQPQAMLNNNNQPLMMNPRNYNLSSEYHNQPNNFPSKMNRNNNNNWKGKKIVNDKRPPNPMMRMRNNNSAIPIYNNPGGGGGGGSGGYKPPALNELQSQNRLKTRKFYPKKKYGANSNRHVPYAPRNTTSFIIRAKKSGGIAELVSPSPVTPAVLPTPMFSPSREVLGDMAKEEWGVDGYGSMKGLIRLRSDGHDLEPYDDEDEDEGGSSESDVEEHVEVERRLDHDLSRFEMIYPSYGGGSEYNNVLENRVDDQDSHIAQLEEENLTLKERLFLMERELGDLRRRLQYLERRNMVAEDVNEEVVENESESEGDDTGGSDARTSGDTKENRVVAEDVEAKETQHTIREVSGEQCEEANLVVVGKDQSKGNEMAAEKVEDASGNDSIGEQGTTI
- the LOC106369783 gene encoding peroxidase N-like; this translates as MMKTQNKNVLLTIFTLCMICSGARSQLSPGIYDKSCPYLVQIVRKQVNMALKAEIRMAASLIRLHFHDCFVNGCDASVLLDGADSEKLSISNANSARGFEVVDTIKAAVESACPGVVSCADILTLAARESVYMTGGPMWRVALGRKDGLVANQSSANNLPSPFEPLDAIIAKFQAVGLNVTDVVALSGAHTFGQAKCDLFRNRLFNFTGQGSPDATLETTLLSDLRTVCPIGGNGNVTAPLDRNSTDVFDNNYFKNLLQGKGLLSSDQILFSSDLAVNTTKRLVEAYSQSQSLFFRDFTCSMIRMGGIMNPINGSSGEVRKNCRVINN
- the LOC106371780 gene encoding peroxidase 58 yields the protein MGISNAIPSLLLSILMFGVVGNYAQLTSDFYSTTCPNVTVITRGLIEQASRSDVRLTAKVMRLHFHDCFVNGCDGSVLLDAAPADGVEGEKEAFQNAGSLDGFEVIDDIKTALENVCPGVVSCADILAIAAEISVSLAGGPSWDVLLGRRDGRTANRGEAVTALPLGPDSLEILTSKFSVHNLDTTDLVALSGAHTFGRVQCGVITNRLHNFSGDNGQSDPTIEPEFLQTLRRQCPQGGSLTARVNLDDTSPDSFDNDYFKNLQNNRGVIESDQILFSSTGSPTVSLVNRFAENQNEFFGNFARSMIKMGNVKVLTGTEGEIRRDCRRVN